One segment of Thermoanaerobacter kivui DNA contains the following:
- a CDS encoding FtsK/SpoIIIE family DNA translocase, protein MIDKKQKSLKNEVIGIIFLAFTLISLLSLYTDTTGAFGKSIAIFLKGFFGIGSYVISALIFVFALMFLFKNQNFIKLHKGIALFGLFLALISLDHLYYFAFEKGLKEYLLEAYKSGINNMGGGAVAAFFVYFLMKFLGITGSYILIISSLIIFIVLITDVSFVTLTKIIYNNVKNKTTKLKKRKETDNEMLAIKKEELSPELEEERIPEEDLVENKKNDIIEHVDEERKVYEKSIKDEEELKSEYMRPPITLLREAIPPPKIKNELLMEKVRKIEETLQNFGVDAKVIQVTKGPAITRFELQPSAGVKVSRIVSLTDDIALSLAAPSVRIEAPIPGKSAVGIEVPNEKISPVYLREVIDSKKFRNFKSNLAIALGKDIAGNIVIADLAKMPHLLIAGATGSGKSVCINSLIVSLLYKASPQGVKMILIDPKVVELNIYNGIPHLLTPVVTDPKKAAGVLNWAVQEMTKRYTLFAEHGVRDIDSFNEKYKENSLYKIVIIIDELSDLMMVSPAEVEEYIFRLAQMARAAGIHLVIATQRPSVDVITGVIKANIPSRISFAVSSQIDSRTILDMAGAEKLLGKGDMLFNPIGESKPIRVQGAFISEEEVEAVVNFLKTHSQPQYERIEIESKNDTKSYEQQEDELLQDAISVILETGQASISMLQRRLRIGYARAARIIDQLEQKGIISGYDGSKPRQILLSKEEIKKLLEN, encoded by the coding sequence ATGATTGATAAAAAACAAAAGTCTCTTAAAAACGAGGTCATTGGAATTATATTTTTAGCTTTTACTCTTATTTCTTTGCTCAGTTTGTACACTGATACCACAGGTGCATTTGGAAAAAGCATAGCTATATTTTTAAAAGGTTTTTTTGGCATAGGTTCTTATGTGATATCTGCTCTTATTTTTGTATTTGCCTTGATGTTCCTTTTTAAAAATCAAAATTTTATAAAATTACATAAAGGGATAGCACTATTCGGGCTTTTTTTGGCACTTATCAGTTTAGACCACCTATACTATTTTGCTTTTGAAAAAGGACTAAAGGAATACCTTTTAGAGGCTTATAAAAGTGGCATAAATAATATGGGTGGTGGAGCAGTTGCAGCATTTTTTGTATATTTTTTAATGAAATTTTTAGGAATTACAGGAAGTTATATATTAATAATATCTTCTCTCATTATTTTCATAGTGCTTATTACTGATGTGTCTTTTGTTACCCTCACTAAGATAATATATAATAACGTAAAAAACAAAACCACAAAGTTAAAGAAAAGAAAAGAGACAGATAATGAAATGTTAGCTATAAAAAAAGAAGAACTTTCTCCTGAATTGGAGGAGGAAAGAATTCCAGAAGAAGACTTGGTTGAAAATAAAAAAAATGACATAATAGAGCATGTGGATGAAGAGAGAAAAGTCTATGAAAAAAGTATAAAAGATGAAGAGGAATTAAAAAGCGAATACATGCGTCCTCCTATAACTCTTTTAAGAGAAGCTATACCACCACCTAAAATAAAAAACGAACTTTTAATGGAAAAAGTCAGAAAAATAGAAGAGACTCTTCAAAATTTTGGAGTAGATGCAAAAGTCATTCAGGTCACAAAAGGACCTGCTATTACTCGCTTCGAATTACAACCAAGTGCAGGAGTCAAAGTTAGCAGAATTGTGAGTCTCACTGACGACATCGCTTTAAGCCTTGCAGCTCCTTCTGTAAGAATAGAAGCTCCTATTCCTGGAAAGTCAGCTGTAGGTATAGAAGTACCAAATGAAAAGATTTCTCCTGTTTATCTTAGGGAAGTGATAGATAGCAAAAAGTTTAGAAACTTTAAATCCAATTTAGCGATTGCTTTAGGAAAAGACATTGCAGGTAATATAGTTATAGCAGATTTAGCTAAAATGCCTCACTTGCTTATAGCTGGTGCGACGGGCTCAGGTAAAAGTGTTTGCATTAATTCCCTTATAGTAAGCCTTTTATACAAAGCTTCACCTCAAGGAGTAAAGATGATATTGATTGACCCTAAGGTTGTTGAATTAAATATTTACAATGGAATTCCTCACCTTCTCACCCCTGTTGTTACAGATCCAAAAAAAGCTGCTGGAGTTTTAAATTGGGCTGTTCAAGAAATGACTAAAAGATATACTTTGTTTGCAGAACATGGGGTAAGAGACATAGACAGTTTTAACGAAAAATACAAGGAAAACAGCTTATATAAAATAGTAATTATAATAGATGAGCTTTCTGACCTAATGATGGTATCACCAGCAGAGGTAGAAGAGTATATATTTAGACTAGCACAAATGGCAAGAGCAGCCGGTATCCATCTTGTAATTGCTACACAAAGGCCTTCTGTTGATGTAATTACAGGGGTTATTAAGGCAAATATACCTTCCAGAATTTCTTTTGCGGTATCTTCTCAAATTGATTCTCGAACTATTCTCGACATGGCAGGAGCAGAAAAACTTTTAGGGAAAGGGGATATGCTTTTTAATCCTATTGGAGAATCAAAACCAATAAGAGTTCAAGGGGCTTTTATATCGGAAGAAGAAGTAGAAGCTGTTGTCAACTTTTTAAAGACTCATTCCCAGCCACAGTACGAAAGAATAGAGATTGAATCAAAAAACGATACTAAATCCTATGAACAACAAGAGGATGAACTCTTACAAGATGCTATTTCTGTAATTTTAGAAACAGGACAGGCTTCTATTTCCATGTTGCAAAGAAGGCTGAGAATCGGTTATGCAAGAGCTGCCCGTATCATAGACCAATTAGAACAAAAGGGAATCATAAGTGGTTATGATGGTTCTAAACCTCGGCAAATTCTTTTATCTAAAGAAGAAATAAAAAAACTGCTGGAAAATTAA
- a CDS encoding YlzJ-like family protein gives MLYTIIPYELIFGHREDIKSEYIELKMDNKHLLVERLPNGSFMVQRLYSTNPFDYLDKRYGPGSIINIH, from the coding sequence ATGCTGTACACCATAATTCCCTATGAACTAATTTTTGGGCATCGAGAGGATATAAAAAGTGAGTATATAGAATTAAAGATGGACAACAAACACTTATTAGTAGAAAGATTGCCAAATGGCAGTTTTATGGTCCAAAGGTTGTATTCTACAAATCCTTTTGATTATCTTGACAAACGATATGGTCCCGGAAGTATAATAAATATACATTAA
- a CDS encoding YlmC/YmxH family sporulation protein — MRLSEFGNKEIVNLTDGRRWGLVEDSDLVIDEETGKILSIIVYESRGLFRGRSGYFEISWDSIRKIGDDMLIVEFEDGKRRFY, encoded by the coding sequence ATGAGGTTAAGTGAATTTGGCAACAAAGAGATTGTAAATCTAACAGATGGCAGAAGATGGGGATTGGTAGAGGATTCGGATTTGGTGATAGACGAAGAAACAGGAAAAATTCTTTCTATAATCGTGTACGAATCAAGGGGATTATTTAGAGGTAGGTCTGGTTATTTTGAAATAAGTTGGGATTCTATTAGAAAAATTGGAGATGATATGCTTATTGTAGAGTTTGAGGATGGTAAAAGGCGTTTTTATTAA
- a CDS encoding ClpP family protease gives MDFLKNEETGQPQAIPPVQDNLKNFGQTNIPNFESDIHCLTIIGQIEGHMILPPQNKTTKYEHIIPQLVAIEENPNIKGVLILLNTVGGDVEAGLAISEMIASLSKPTVSIVLGGGHSIGVPLAVSANYSYIVPSATMTIHPIRMTGLVVGVPQTFDYFNKMQDRIVEFIVRNSKVKREVFMKLMLKTGELANDIGTILVGKEAVDYGLIDEIGGIKEALKRLHTMIKEREGEK, from the coding sequence ATGGATTTTTTAAAAAACGAAGAAACAGGGCAGCCTCAGGCTATTCCTCCAGTACAAGATAACTTAAAAAATTTTGGACAAACAAATATTCCAAATTTTGAAAGTGATATTCACTGTCTTACCATAATAGGGCAAATTGAGGGACACATGATATTGCCGCCGCAGAACAAGACTACGAAGTATGAGCACATAATACCTCAGTTAGTGGCTATAGAGGAAAATCCTAACATAAAAGGAGTACTGATTTTGCTTAACACTGTAGGAGGAGATGTAGAAGCGGGACTAGCTATCTCTGAAATGATAGCAAGCCTTTCTAAACCGACAGTATCAATAGTATTAGGAGGAGGCCACAGTATTGGAGTGCCTTTGGCAGTCTCTGCAAATTATTCTTATATAGTCCCCAGTGCTACAATGACGATTCACCCTATAAGAATGACAGGGCTAGTAGTTGGAGTCCCTCAGACTTTTGATTATTTTAATAAAATGCAAGACAGAATAGTAGAATTCATAGTGAGAAATTCAAAAGTAAAAAGAGAAGTTTTTATGAAGTTGATGCTTAAAACCGGAGAATTGGCCAATGACATAGGAACTATTTTAGTGGGTAAAGAAGCAGTGGATTATGGGTTGATAGACGAAATAGGAGGTATTAAAGAGGCATTAAAAAGGCTACATACCATGATTAAAGAAAGGGAAGGGGAGAAATGA
- the dut gene encoding dUTP diphosphatase: protein MSEVLKIKRTEDAKDLPLPQYMSEGAAGMDLYANVKEDVVLKPGDIKLIPTGIKIELPKNYEAQIRPRSGLALNYGITLLNTPGTIDSDYRGEIKLIMINLGKEEFIIKRGQRVAQMVINQITRPKIVEVDNLSETERDVGGFGHTGI, encoded by the coding sequence ATGTCAGAGGTACTTAAAATAAAAAGAACTGAAGATGCAAAGGATTTACCTCTTCCGCAGTATATGAGTGAGGGAGCAGCAGGCATGGATTTATATGCAAATGTTAAGGAAGATGTTGTATTAAAACCTGGAGATATAAAGCTAATACCGACTGGTATAAAAATTGAACTGCCAAAAAATTATGAAGCCCAAATAAGGCCAAGAAGCGGTTTGGCATTAAACTATGGTATAACTCTTTTAAATACCCCAGGTACTATTGATTCTGATTATAGAGGTGAAATAAAACTTATTATGATCAATTTGGGAAAAGAAGAATTTATAATAAAAAGAGGACAAAGAGTAGCCCAGATGGTGATAAATCAAATAACAAGGCCTAAAATCGTAGAAGTCGATAATCTCTCTGAAACTGAAAGGGATGTTGGAGGATTTGGCCATACCGGAATATGA
- the dapG gene encoding aspartate kinase → MNILVQKFGGTSVSTPERREMAVSKVIKAVENGFSVVVVVSAMGRNGDPYATDTLINMAKSINEDMSKRELDLLMTCGEIISSVIFAATLSSKGYKAKVFTGGQAGIITDDNFGNAEIIKVEPTRLLESLSEGIIPIVAGFQGMTREGDVTTLGRGGSDTTAALLGEALKASAVEIYTDVDGIMTADPRIVSKAHILKKISYNEVFQFAEQGAKVVHPRAVEIAMRGNIPLVIKNTLSDSPGTIITQYNEAYDNIYDIDKLVTGIANMDNRVQISIENGENTEGIFEKIADHKISIDLINIFPEKQVFTISAADFDKLKRIFEENNIKYSCRTNCSKVSIIGNRIRGVPGVMARIIKVLSKHNIEIYQTADSHNTISCLVSQDKAEEAVRVLHDEFKLEEIE, encoded by the coding sequence GTGAATATATTAGTTCAAAAATTCGGAGGAACTTCTGTATCAACACCTGAAAGAAGAGAGATGGCTGTATCAAAGGTAATTAAAGCAGTAGAAAATGGATTTAGTGTGGTAGTTGTAGTTTCTGCTATGGGACGAAATGGAGACCCATACGCTACAGATACCTTAATAAATATGGCTAAGTCCATAAATGAAGATATGTCCAAAAGGGAATTGGACTTATTGATGACCTGTGGAGAAATCATCTCCAGTGTAATTTTTGCAGCTACTTTGTCCAGCAAAGGATATAAAGCAAAAGTATTTACAGGAGGACAAGCAGGAATTATAACTGATGATAATTTTGGCAATGCAGAAATCATAAAAGTAGAACCAACAAGGCTTTTAGAAAGCTTATCTGAAGGAATCATTCCAATAGTTGCTGGTTTCCAAGGGATGACAAGAGAAGGAGACGTGACTACTTTAGGCAGGGGTGGAAGCGATACAACAGCTGCCCTCTTAGGGGAAGCTTTGAAAGCTTCTGCGGTAGAAATATACACAGATGTAGACGGGATAATGACAGCAGACCCCCGTATTGTCTCTAAAGCACACATCTTAAAGAAAATAAGCTATAACGAAGTTTTTCAATTTGCGGAACAAGGTGCAAAAGTTGTACATCCTCGGGCAGTTGAAATAGCTATGAGAGGTAATATACCTCTTGTCATAAAAAACACTCTGTCAGACAGTCCGGGTACTATCATTACTCAATACAACGAAGCCTATGATAATATATACGATATTGACAAATTGGTAACTGGAATTGCCAATATGGACAACAGAGTCCAAATTTCAATAGAAAACGGCGAGAATACAGAAGGTATTTTTGAAAAGATCGCTGACCACAAAATAAGCATAGACCTCATTAATATTTTCCCTGAAAAACAAGTATTTACAATTTCGGCTGCTGATTTTGACAAATTAAAGAGAATATTTGAGGAAAACAATATAAAATATTCTTGTAGGACGAATTGCTCTAAAGTGTCTATCATAGGAAACAGAATAAGAGGCGTTCCTGGTGTCATGGCAAGAATAATAAAAGTATTATCTAAGCACAATATCGAAATTTACCAAACTGCTGACTCCCACAACACTATATCTTGTCTTGTAAGTCAAGATAAAGCAGAAGAAGCTGTAAGAGTACTTCACGATGAATTTAAATTAGAAGAGATAGAATAG